One window from the genome of Aquificaceae bacterium encodes:
- the gspD gene encoding type II secretion system secretin GspD yields the protein MMRRFVAFLLLIFLLAPAGRAQDAEQLQKQAQEQKRTGRVFLNFNNADISLVVKFMSELTGKNIVLDPNVKGNITISSAKPVSLQQAWELFVISLTLQGYGVVEDRNFVRIVPIAQAVPLAEPRKPTTGADIVIYLFTAENTQAVQLQQAIQPFLSPFAKIGIHPQSNTIIIADIARNIEKIKGILRELDSPQKTLRVKLYPLQRAKAENVLQSVQGVITALQQQTGVPGIATISKDANAIIVVAREDVQAVVEEVIKTIDQSTQVIEDRSFYVLPLKFISAEELQRSLQSLLSGVSPAVAQPSPAPQPQPQEIRGLETPLRREQTQQPRQPQPIPAIQTKEGLRIGFDRGTNSVLIYATPQEFEGLKSLIERLDVRRRQVLIAASVVEMSTSRALELGVRWQAIGSKGGGGFGVGSVQDLYSSILAGNFVLGFINNVGRTITIGGSTLFFPDLVLLFSLLEKGSGFNLISNPKVLTLDNQTAEIKVGQVVPFASGVKFDINGQPVITYDYKEVGLDLKITPTIAENNLRLMIGLQVQEIVDFIRPQVGQLSYAVPVTSNRQVNSDVVVENGQTIIIGGLVSTRSINSQEGVPGLKDVPLFGRLFRRDSQTEDKVSLFIFLTPYVVESPEELSKITEEHQKIAEELRRLMESQRKNEKTRP from the coding sequence ATGATGAGAAGGTTTGTGGCTTTTCTTTTGCTGATATTTCTGTTGGCGCCTGCCGGCAGGGCTCAGGATGCAGAGCAGTTGCAAAAACAGGCTCAGGAGCAGAAAAGGACTGGGAGGGTCTTCCTTAACTTCAACAACGCTGACATATCCCTTGTGGTCAAGTTCATGTCAGAGCTCACGGGCAAAAACATAGTGCTCGACCCCAATGTGAAGGGTAATATTACCATTAGCTCCGCAAAGCCTGTAAGCCTCCAGCAGGCATGGGAGCTCTTTGTCATATCTCTCACCCTTCAGGGCTATGGAGTGGTGGAGGACAGAAATTTCGTTCGCATAGTTCCTATTGCTCAGGCAGTCCCCCTTGCAGAACCCAGAAAGCCCACAACGGGTGCGGACATAGTGATATACCTATTTACCGCAGAGAACACACAGGCGGTTCAGCTCCAGCAGGCTATTCAGCCTTTCCTTTCTCCCTTTGCCAAGATAGGCATCCATCCCCAGTCCAACACCATAATAATCGCCGACATAGCAAGGAACATAGAAAAGATAAAGGGGATTCTCAGAGAGCTTGACTCTCCCCAGAAGACCCTGAGGGTAAAGCTATATCCCCTGCAGAGGGCAAAGGCTGAGAACGTGCTTCAGAGCGTGCAGGGTGTTATAACTGCCCTTCAACAGCAGACAGGAGTTCCGGGCATAGCCACCATAAGCAAGGATGCCAACGCCATTATAGTGGTTGCCCGCGAGGATGTGCAGGCAGTGGTGGAGGAGGTCATAAAGACCATAGACCAGTCCACGCAGGTCATCGAAGACAGGAGCTTTTATGTTCTGCCCCTAAAGTTCATCTCCGCAGAGGAGCTTCAGAGGAGCCTCCAGAGCCTTCTGTCCGGTGTAAGTCCGGCGGTGGCACAGCCATCCCCCGCACCCCAGCCCCAGCCTCAGGAGATAAGAGGTCTTGAAACTCCCCTGAGAAGGGAGCAAACCCAACAACCCAGACAGCCCCAGCCCATACCTGCCATACAAACAAAAGAAGGACTGCGTATAGGCTTTGACAGAGGAACGAATTCAGTGCTTATTTACGCCACCCCTCAGGAGTTTGAAGGGCTCAAGTCGCTGATTGAAAGGCTTGATGTCCGCAGAAGGCAGGTGCTTATCGCCGCCTCTGTTGTAGAGATGTCCACAAGCAGAGCTCTTGAGCTGGGTGTTCGCTGGCAGGCAATAGGCTCAAAGGGTGGCGGTGGCTTTGGTGTTGGGAGCGTTCAGGACCTCTACAGCTCCATACTTGCGGGGAACTTCGTTCTGGGCTTTATCAACAACGTGGGAAGGACCATCACCATAGGAGGGTCCACCCTCTTTTTCCCTGACCTTGTGCTCCTCTTTTCTCTTCTTGAGAAGGGCTCGGGCTTTAACCTCATCTCAAACCCCAAGGTGCTGACCCTTGATAACCAGACTGCTGAGATAAAGGTAGGTCAGGTGGTGCCCTTCGCATCGGGCGTTAAGTTTGACATAAACGGACAGCCTGTCATAACCTATGACTATAAAGAGGTGGGGCTTGACCTCAAAATCACCCCCACCATAGCGGAGAACAACCTCAGGCTTATGATAGGGCTTCAGGTGCAGGAAATTGTGGACTTTATAAGACCTCAGGTGGGTCAGCTAAGCTATGCGGTGCCGGTAACATCCAACAGGCAGGTAAACTCCGACGTGGTGGTGGAAAACGGTCAGACCATAATAATAGGTGGGCTTGTAAGCACAAGGAGTATAAACAGTCAGGAGGGAGTGCCTGGGCTCAAGGATGTCCCCCTTTTTGGAAGACTTTTTAGGAGAGACTCGCAGACAGAAGACAAGGTCTCTCTCTTTATATTCCTGACTCCCTATGTGGTGGAGAGCCCAGAGGAACTCAGCAAGATAACCGAGGAACATCAGAAAATTGCTGAAGAACTTAGAAGGCTTATGGAGAGCCAGAGAAAGAATGAAAAGACCAGGCCCTAA
- a CDS encoding type II secretion system protein encodes MKRGFTLLEVLLVITLIGVFFGVLSYSFYSSVRNSYLLLESAELTKEEALLFWNLQKKLVGAVDLYMRKDALFVITSSGDYYEGVVKCAYLYKDGWLYYYEFPYPYGEITFYEEDRLIKLGRFDEFSFRVYANGQYLEEFRGIPQWVEVRLGGRSLKLSL; translated from the coding sequence ATGAAAAGGGGCTTTACTCTTCTTGAGGTATTGTTGGTTATTACCCTGATAGGGGTTTTCTTTGGTGTGCTCTCTTACAGCTTCTACTCCTCTGTCAGAAACTCTTACCTTCTTCTTGAATCTGCAGAACTCACAAAGGAAGAAGCTCTTCTCTTCTGGAATCTCCAGAAAAAGCTTGTGGGTGCGGTGGACCTGTATATGAGGAAGGATGCCCTTTTTGTGATAACATCCTCCGGGGACTACTATGAGGGTGTGGTAAAGTGTGCATACCTGTATAAGGATGGCTGGCTCTACTACTATGAGTTTCCATATCCTTATGGGGAAATAACCTTTTATGAAGAGGACAGACTGATAAAGCTGGGGAGATTTGATGAGTTTTCTTTCAGGGTTTATGCCAACGGGCAGTATCTGGAAGAGTTCAGGGGCATTCCCCAGTGGGTGGAGGTAAGGTTGGGGGGCAGAAGTTTAAAGCTAAGTTTATAA
- a CDS encoding PDZ domain-containing protein — MLTIYPALLFSFGVLLLLYTFLLNGIKLTPPQLHREEVQPQTLFAKFDSLYPKEEKKEEEKMPSITLLATATGSARLALAVVDGQTKTLRIGSQVGGYRVVNIERNYLLLSKGEQKVAIGFRFGPEPLPQASAPSPTLPSPQASRSLQASIPKGELERITADPGIMFRMIRLVPFVQDGRTRGFLFEWVEPGSVFERSGIRPGDVLLSINNQEIKSGEDAFRILQVLRNESSIKLNLQRGNELIDLSLRVE, encoded by the coding sequence ATGCTGACGATTTATCCAGCCCTACTGTTTTCCTTTGGTGTGCTTTTGCTCCTTTATACATTCTTATTAAATGGTATAAAACTCACCCCACCACAGCTCCACAGGGAGGAGGTTCAGCCTCAGACTCTTTTTGCAAAGTTTGATAGCCTTTATCCAAAAGAAGAGAAGAAAGAAGAAGAAAAAATGCCCTCAATAACCCTTCTTGCCACCGCCACCGGCTCAGCCCGCCTTGCCCTTGCGGTGGTGGATGGGCAGACAAAAACCCTCCGCATAGGCTCTCAGGTGGGTGGCTACAGGGTTGTAAATATAGAGAGGAACTATCTTTTGCTCTCAAAGGGTGAGCAGAAGGTGGCTATTGGCTTCAGGTTTGGTCCAGAGCCCCTTCCTCAGGCGTCTGCACCATCCCCCACCCTCCCCTCCCCACAGGCTTCAAGAAGCCTTCAGGCAAGCATTCCAAAGGGAGAACTTGAACGCATAACCGCTGACCCGGGAATAATGTTTCGGATGATAAGGCTTGTGCCCTTTGTGCAGGATGGTAGGACAAGGGGCTTTCTCTTTGAGTGGGTGGAGCCGGGAAGCGTTTTTGAAAGGTCTGGAATAAGACCCGGGGATGTGCTCCTTTCCATAAACAACCAGGAAATAAAGAGCGGTGAGGACGCCTTCAGGATTCTTCAGGTGCTACGCAACGAAAGCAGTATAAAATTGAACCTGCAGAGAGGAAATGAACTCATAGACCTTTCCCTGAGGGTGGAATGA